A portion of the Salarias fasciatus chromosome 15, fSalaFa1.1, whole genome shotgun sequence genome contains these proteins:
- the LOC115402069 gene encoding uncharacterized protein LOC115402069 isoform X3 has product MTPVEALREFIQQRLTAAAGEIFTAFQQTIILYEKEMNVQDRLLEITGELPAPFSRAESPQQHSSNQKTSSSGEQEEHEAPHIKEEEDLVEMSVTDGGSEDSHHSVRDSTTRRLTAAAVEIFNLFQQTVVQYQEKIDRRHRLLDVIFQPQIKLHRMG; this is encoded by the exons atgactcCAGTtgaggctttgagagagtttattcagcagcgactaactgctgctgctggagaaatcttcaccgcGTTTCAACAGACTATCATCCTCTACGAGAAGGAGATGAACGttcaggacagactgctggaaatcacaGGAGAACTTCCAGCCCCGTTCTCCAGAGCAG agagtccacagcaacacagcagtAACCAGAAGACGAGTTCCAGTggtgagcaggaggaacatgaagctccacacattaaagaggaggaggatcttgtTGAGATGAGCGTCACTGATGGTGGAAGTGAGGATTCccaccactctgtgagagactccaCCACCCggagactcactgctgctgctgtggaaatcttcAACCTGTTTCAACAGACTGTTGTCCAGTACCAGGAGAAGATTGATCGCCGACACAGACTGCTGGACGTCATCTTCCAAcctcaaatcaagttacacagaatgG gttga